In one Desulfoferula mesophila genomic region, the following are encoded:
- a CDS encoding tripartite tricarboxylate transporter TctB family protein — translation MKQARLLNSDLIVGSFSLGLAALAYFNTRHLSKLGGVFVDYVLWAMMILGGIIVIKGFIKPERIRFFDSAIERNNVAIGVCILLLYLIFLPLAGFLASSYAFYFCFNLYLADERFTTKNILFSALLTAAVVTAFYFIFKEFLGVPLPVSSWFSG, via the coding sequence ATGAAGCAGGCCAGACTGCTCAACAGCGACCTGATCGTGGGGTCCTTCAGCCTCGGCCTGGCCGCGCTGGCCTATTTCAACACCCGCCATCTGAGCAAACTGGGCGGGGTGTTCGTGGATTACGTTCTGTGGGCCATGATGATCCTGGGCGGGATCATCGTGATCAAGGGCTTCATCAAGCCCGAGCGCATCCGCTTTTTCGATTCAGCCATCGAACGCAACAACGTGGCCATAGGGGTGTGCATTCTGCTGCTCTACCTGATCTTCCTGCCCCTGGCCGGCTTCCTGGCCTCCAGCTACGCCTTTTACTTTTGCTTCAACCTCTACCTGGCCGACGAGCGCTTCACCACCAAGAACATCCTGTTCTCGGCCCTGCTCACGGCGGCGGTGGTTACCGCCTTTTACTTTATCTTCAAAGAATTTTTGGGGGTGCCCCTGCCCGTGAGTTCCTGGTTCAGCGGATAG
- a CDS encoding thiolase C-terminal domain-containing protein, which yields MPAYFCKGYPIGATGLSMLYELSTQLRREAGPRQVPGAELAIQANGGGIIGLEEAACSVTILERGE from the coding sequence ATGCCGGCCTACTTTTGCAAGGGGTACCCCATCGGCGCCACGGGTCTTTCCATGCTTTACGAGCTCAGCACCCAGTTGCGCCGCGAAGCCGGCCCCAGGCAGGTGCCGGGCGCCGAGCTGGCCATTCAAGCGAACGGCGGCGGCATCATCGGGCTGGAAGAAGCGGCCTGCTCCGTGACGATTCTGGAGAGGGGCGAATAG
- a CDS encoding DUF488 domain-containing protein gives MRGGGPRIKRIYDPAEPGDGKRYLVDLLWPRGVSKARARLDGWLKELAPSDELRHWFGHDLARWQEFKRRYRLELKARDKKAKLRELAQEIEAGPVTLLYAAKDQERNNAVALREELLRNY, from the coding sequence ATGCGAGGCGGCGGACCGCGAATCAAGAGGATCTATGACCCGGCCGAACCCGGCGACGGCAAGCGCTATCTGGTGGACCTGCTTTGGCCCCGCGGAGTGAGCAAGGCCCGGGCGCGCCTGGACGGCTGGCTCAAGGAACTGGCCCCCAGCGATGAGCTGCGCCATTGGTTTGGCCACGACCTGGCCCGCTGGCAGGAATTTAAGAGGCGATACCGCCTGGAGCTGAAGGCCCGGGACAAAAAGGCCAAGCTGCGAGAGTTGGCCCAAGAGATCGAAGCGGGTCCCGTCACCCTACTCTACGCGGCCAAGGACCAAGAGCGCAACAACGCCGTGGCCTTGCGCGAGGAACTATTGCGCAACTATTGA
- a CDS encoding hemerythrin domain-containing protein gives MQPIGPLMHEHRLIERMTDLIRKQAELVQGGAEPEAKLIADAVEFFRVYADRCHHGKEEDLLFRELSHKKLPPELSAITDELIQEHKQGRAMVKSLYEANLAHVQSGDGAQELVGLLQKLAAFYPRHIEKEDKRFFFPIMEFFSRQEMDQMLQDFYEFDRKLIHDFFRAKVESYEKNR, from the coding sequence ATGCAGCCGATTGGTCCCTTGATGCATGAACATCGCCTGATTGAGCGCATGACAGACCTGATCCGCAAACAAGCCGAGTTGGTACAGGGCGGCGCCGAGCCGGAAGCCAAGCTCATCGCCGACGCGGTGGAGTTTTTCCGGGTCTATGCCGACCGTTGCCACCACGGCAAGGAAGAGGACCTGCTTTTCCGGGAACTCAGCCACAAAAAGCTCCCACCCGAGTTGTCGGCCATAACCGACGAGCTGATTCAGGAACACAAACAGGGCCGCGCCATGGTCAAAAGCCTTTACGAGGCCAATCTCGCCCACGTCCAATCCGGCGACGGCGCCCAGGAGTTGGTCGGCCTGTTGCAGAAGCTCGCCGCCTTTTATCCCCGGCATATAGAAAAGGAGGACAAGCGTTTCTTCTTTCCCATAATGGAGTTTTTCAGCCGCCAAGAGATGGACCAGATGCTCCAAGACTTTTACGAGTTCGACCGCAAGCTGATCCACGACTTTTTCCGTGCAAAAGTCGAGAGCTATGAAAAGAACCGCTAG
- a CDS encoding MaoC family dehydratase, which yields MKQPGFPTSRDERYLEDYQEGAVHEFGPIGISREEIIEFGRKYDPQAFHTDPEAAKQSIYGGLIASGWQSCALFMRLFVDHYLPGKASLGSPGVDELRWLKPVRPGDQLFLRVTVRQVKPSTSKPDRGALFSWCEMLNQDKEVVSTMLAINLISYRGQA from the coding sequence ATGAAGCAACCCGGTTTTCCCACCTCGCGGGATGAGCGCTATCTGGAGGACTACCAAGAAGGCGCGGTGCATGAGTTCGGACCCATTGGTATCAGCCGGGAAGAAATAATCGAGTTCGGCCGGAAGTACGACCCCCAGGCCTTTCACACCGATCCCGAGGCGGCCAAGCAGTCCATTTACGGGGGGCTGATCGCCAGCGGCTGGCAGTCCTGCGCGCTGTTCATGCGCCTGTTCGTGGATCATTACCTGCCCGGCAAGGCCAGCCTGGGCAGCCCCGGAGTGGACGAACTACGCTGGCTGAAACCGGTGCGTCCCGGCGACCAATTGTTCCTGCGGGTCACCGTGCGCCAGGTAAAGCCCTCGACCAGCAAGCCCGACCGCGGGGCCTTGTTTTCCTGGTGCGAGATGCTCAATCAAGACAAAGAGGTGGTCTCCACCATGCTGGCGATCAACCTGATCAGCTATCGCGGGCAAGCCTGA
- a CDS encoding YMGG-like glycine zipper-containing protein, which yields MKAICIALIAIFAFSMVGCANMSNTEQRTLSGAAIGTAGGAVVGAIAGSAGWGAAIGAAAGAAGGYLYDRDQKAKEQAYQQGYNAGKQSSTTK from the coding sequence ATGAAAGCCATTTGCATCGCCCTGATAGCGATCTTCGCGTTTTCCATGGTGGGTTGCGCCAACATGTCCAACACCGAGCAGCGCACCCTTAGCGGCGCCGCCATCGGCACGGCCGGCGGCGCGGTAGTGGGCGCCATAGCCGGGTCGGCCGGTTGGGGAGCCGCCATAGGAGCCGCCGCCGGCGCCGCCGGAGGCTACCTCTACGACCGCGACCAAAAGGCCAAGGAACAGGCCTATCAACAGGGCTATAACGCGGGCAAGCAAAGCTCCACCACCAAGTAG
- a CDS encoding Rap1a/Tai family immunity protein — translation MVKKLLVLLALMAWAAPALAGGVTPEDFKARTTQNLVNLCAASPDDPLYNQAANFCQGYLVGAFHYYHAISMGEKGEKLVCIPKNSGITRDKAVKMFVDWAQANPKYMQELPVEAEFRFLIETWPCK, via the coding sequence ATGGTCAAAAAACTGTTGGTGTTGTTGGCCCTGATGGCTTGGGCGGCCCCCGCCCTGGCGGGTGGAGTGACGCCCGAGGATTTCAAGGCCAGAACGACGCAAAACCTGGTCAATCTTTGCGCGGCCTCTCCGGACGACCCTCTGTATAATCAAGCGGCTAACTTCTGCCAAGGTTACCTGGTCGGAGCCTTCCATTATTACCACGCCATTAGCATGGGGGAGAAGGGGGAGAAGCTGGTCTGCATCCCCAAAAACAGCGGCATCACCCGCGACAAGGCCGTAAAGATGTTCGTGGACTGGGCCCAGGCCAATCCCAAATACATGCAAGAGCTGCCGGTCGAGGCGGAGTTCAGGTTCCTGATTGAAACTTGGCCCTGCAAATAG
- a CDS encoding peroxiredoxin, translating into MLQKGDALPKFKLPDQSGQEKTFKDLTGKKGLVLFVYSRDNTSGUTTEASEFQEKLATFKRRGYNVAGISRDKVASHAKFAEKLGLKYSLLADPETELMQALGAWGEKKMYGKVSQGAIRSTFVADATGKLSTVYPKVKAKGHAEKVLEDLKA; encoded by the coding sequence ATGCTGCAAAAAGGCGATGCTCTACCAAAGTTCAAGCTACCGGACCAGAGCGGCCAGGAAAAAACCTTCAAGGACCTTACCGGCAAGAAGGGCTTGGTATTGTTCGTTTATTCGCGCGACAACACCAGCGGCTGAACCACCGAGGCCTCGGAGTTTCAGGAGAAACTCGCGACGTTCAAGCGCCGGGGATACAACGTGGCCGGGATCAGCCGCGACAAGGTGGCCAGCCACGCCAAGTTCGCGGAAAAACTGGGGCTCAAGTATTCCTTGCTGGCCGACCCGGAGACCGAGCTGATGCAGGCCCTGGGGGCCTGGGGCGAAAAAAAGATGTACGGCAAGGTGAGCCAGGGGGCCATCAGGAGCACCTTTGTGGCCGATGCCACGGGCAAGCTGTCGACGGTCTATCCCAAGGTCAAGGCCAAGGGCCACGCGGAAAAGGTATTGGAAGACCTGAAGGCCTAG
- a CDS encoding DHA2 family efflux MFS transporter permease subunit has translation MAPSDVNKWLITASVMIPTLIEILDTSVANVSLTHIQGSLSAGQEEVTWVLTSYLVANAVVIPMSGWLARLFGRKRYLIFSLILFTISSLLCGTATSLAELIFFRVVQGVGGGGLQPMSQAILMETFPPEERGVAMSIFGIGVVVGPILGPLLGGYLTDHYSWRWIFYINLPIGILAILMIISFVFDPPYQQRWVKGMKVDYLGLTLLAVGLGCLQIVLDKGQMEDWFSSNYIIGLSVVAGVCLVTLVFWELRQEHPILDLRIFKDRSFATGNVVMFLGFFAFFGSIVLLPLYLQTLMGYTAFLAGVVLGPGGMLTLAVLPIAGKLTQRLDARYLLGFGLLANAYSVFYMSGFNLNIDLATAVTGRLIQGIGMPFFFVTIAYVTMAYVPNPHMNNASAIFNLLRNLGGSFGVAFVTTMLARRAQFHQSRLVEHLSQYDPSVQMWLTELKRSLAHQIGSVGDQTQRALSVIYLQLQKQATAMAFNDVFHLQMIIFLGLVGILWIMRKPPIGKSPSPGGH, from the coding sequence ATGGCACCATCCGACGTCAACAAATGGCTGATCACCGCCTCGGTCATGATCCCCACCCTGATCGAGATCCTGGACACCAGCGTGGCCAACGTCTCGCTGACCCATATCCAGGGCAGCCTCTCGGCCGGGCAGGAGGAGGTGACCTGGGTGCTCACCTCCTACCTGGTGGCCAACGCCGTGGTGATCCCCATGAGCGGCTGGCTGGCCCGCCTCTTCGGGCGCAAGCGCTATCTGATCTTTTCGCTGATCCTGTTCACCATCAGCTCGCTATTGTGCGGCACCGCCACCAGCCTGGCCGAGTTGATCTTCTTCCGGGTGGTGCAGGGGGTGGGCGGTGGCGGCCTGCAGCCCATGTCCCAGGCCATACTCATGGAGACCTTCCCCCCCGAGGAGCGGGGCGTGGCCATGAGCATCTTCGGCATCGGGGTGGTGGTGGGGCCCATCCTGGGGCCGCTCTTGGGCGGTTACCTCACCGACCATTACTCCTGGCGCTGGATCTTCTACATCAACCTGCCCATCGGCATCCTGGCCATTTTGATGATCATATCCTTCGTCTTCGACCCCCCTTATCAGCAGCGCTGGGTCAAGGGGATGAAGGTGGACTACCTGGGCCTGACCCTGTTGGCCGTGGGCCTGGGCTGTTTGCAGATCGTCCTGGACAAGGGCCAGATGGAAGACTGGTTCAGCTCCAACTACATCATCGGCTTGAGCGTGGTGGCCGGGGTCTGCCTGGTGACCCTGGTGTTTTGGGAGCTAAGGCAGGAACATCCCATCCTGGATTTGCGCATCTTCAAGGACCGCAGCTTCGCCACGGGAAACGTTGTGATGTTCCTGGGCTTTTTTGCCTTTTTCGGCTCCATCGTCCTGTTGCCGCTGTATCTGCAGACCCTGATGGGCTACACCGCCTTTTTGGCCGGGGTGGTGCTGGGGCCGGGGGGCATGCTCACCCTGGCCGTGCTGCCGATAGCCGGCAAGCTCACCCAGCGCCTGGACGCCCGCTACCTGTTGGGCTTCGGGCTGCTGGCCAACGCCTATTCGGTGTTTTACATGTCCGGCTTCAACCTGAACATAGACCTGGCCACCGCCGTCACCGGCCGCCTGATCCAGGGCATCGGCATGCCCTTCTTTTTCGTGACCATCGCCTACGTCACCATGGCCTACGTGCCCAACCCCCACATGAACAACGCCTCGGCCATCTTCAACCTCCTGCGCAACCTGGGCGGCTCCTTCGGGGTGGCCTTTGTCACCACCATGCTGGCCCGCCGCGCCCAGTTTCACCAGTCGCGCCTGGTGGAGCACCTTAGCCAGTACGACCCCTCCGTGCAGATGTGGCTCACCGAACTGAAGCGCTCCCTGGCCCATCAGATCGGCTCGGTGGGCGACCAGACCCAACGGGCCTTGAGCGTCATCTATCTGCAACTGCAAAAGCAGGCCACGGCCATGGCCTTCAACGACGTCTTCCATTTGCAGATGATCATCTTCCTGGGCCTGGTGGGCATCCTGTGGATCATGCGCAAGCCGCCCATCGGCAAAAGTCCTTCGCCCGGAGGCCACTGA
- a CDS encoding HlyD family secretion protein, whose product MDQQNQSRPKADGSSPSNAAGQAPPTPPNGEGPARNAKGKPLKLMVILAVLAIILAGGLGYYWWSRDRVSTSDAFVDGHIYPITPRVGGYVVKVLVDDNQQVQAGDTLLVLDPTDYEVAVASAEASLAEAEATLKSLEQGVPLELSQTQQRVRGAKAELASLRNNLAAADGQVRAATQELERAAALKRLATLRLERIKVLREKKAVAQASLDEAEANFQTAQAQQRGARDRQAAAIKQRDALRSDLEKAQAAIALAATGHDLAGIKASQVLAQQGRVKLAKARLRQARLNLGYTKIKAPIHGLISKKNVESGQVVAQGQPLMAVVPLNYSDLWITANFKETDLTRIKAGQPVKIAIDTYPGLELKGRVNSLMSGTGAAFSLFPPENATGNYVKVVQRIPVKITIDTDQGPEHPILRVGMSAVPTVFLNR is encoded by the coding sequence ATGGATCAGCAGAACCAATCACGCCCCAAAGCCGACGGATCTTCCCCCAGCAACGCCGCGGGCCAGGCCCCGCCCACTCCGCCAAACGGCGAGGGTCCCGCGCGAAACGCCAAAGGCAAGCCCCTGAAGCTGATGGTCATCCTGGCGGTGCTGGCGATCATCCTGGCCGGCGGGTTGGGCTATTACTGGTGGAGCCGCGACCGCGTCTCCACCAGCGACGCCTTTGTGGACGGCCACATCTACCCCATCACCCCCCGGGTGGGCGGCTACGTGGTCAAGGTGCTGGTGGACGACAACCAACAGGTGCAGGCCGGGGACACCTTGCTGGTGCTGGACCCCACCGACTACGAGGTGGCGGTGGCCTCGGCCGAAGCGTCCCTGGCCGAGGCGGAGGCCACCCTCAAGTCCCTGGAGCAGGGGGTTCCCCTGGAGCTGAGCCAGACCCAGCAGCGGGTGCGCGGGGCCAAGGCGGAGTTGGCCTCGCTGCGCAACAACCTGGCCGCGGCCGACGGCCAGGTGCGGGCCGCCACCCAGGAGTTGGAGCGCGCCGCCGCGCTAAAGCGCCTGGCCACCCTGCGCCTGGAGCGCATCAAGGTGTTGCGCGAGAAAAAGGCGGTGGCCCAGGCCTCCCTGGACGAGGCCGAGGCCAATTTCCAGACCGCCCAGGCCCAACAGCGGGGGGCCCGCGACCGCCAGGCGGCGGCGATCAAGCAGCGCGACGCCCTGCGATCTGATTTGGAAAAGGCCCAGGCCGCCATCGCCCTGGCCGCCACCGGCCACGACTTGGCGGGCATCAAGGCCAGCCAGGTTCTGGCCCAGCAGGGACGGGTCAAGCTGGCCAAGGCCCGCTTGCGTCAGGCCCGCCTCAACCTGGGCTACACCAAGATCAAGGCCCCGATCCACGGGCTGATCTCCAAAAAGAACGTGGAGTCTGGCCAGGTGGTGGCCCAGGGCCAGCCCCTGATGGCCGTCGTGCCCCTCAATTACTCCGATCTGTGGATCACCGCCAACTTCAAGGAGACCGACCTCACCCGCATCAAGGCGGGACAGCCGGTGAAGATCGCCATCGACACCTACCCCGGCCTGGAGCTCAAGGGCAGGGTCAACTCGCTCATGTCCGGAACCGGGGCGGCGTTCTCGCTGTTCCCGCCGGAAAACGCCACCGGCAACTACGTCAAGGTGGTCCAGCGCATCCCGGTGAAGATAACCATAGACACCGACCAGGGGCCCGAGCATCCCATATTGCGGGTGGGCATGAGCGCGGTGCCCACGGTTTTCCTCAACCGATAG
- a CDS encoding MFS transporter, protein MATKDAPSSTSDQQLAQGLRMVTWQGLALQAMLTLTGGTFLVALALRLGADNLQIGILAAIPPLTQLAQIPWVYLVQKTRRRKALTILGAAVARACLFVLALAPVLLAPTLALYVIMAMLLIKNLGSSLSNSAWNSWMRDLVPSDNLGSFYSKRHAYATLTAMVLSLGAAVFLDWWKGAEPAHPEYGYSIIFLLGIGAGVLAIYFIGRIPEVPMPRRKIGLIALLLEPFKDANFRNLIYFLGSWNFAVNLAAPFFTVYMLKRLGYSMTYVIALGALSQLVSVFFYLIWGKLSDRYSNKSVLAISGPLFIFCLLGWTFVTFPGEHEHALTMPLLILLHVAMGISASGTNLSTGNIAIKLAPRGRATGFLAATTLVNSLAASLAPLVGGRFADFFKDRKLSLSFTWEAPGSEQVFHVLKFQHWDFFFMFAFLLGGYSLYRLGRVRELGDEKGKITLSEAMAQVSQQLRNFSTAGGLRGLTEFPVALVGRVSLRRPGRARPAKGPKTKPVGPPSGD, encoded by the coding sequence ATGGCCACCAAAGACGCGCCTAGCTCAACCAGCGATCAGCAGCTGGCCCAGGGGCTGCGCATGGTGACCTGGCAGGGCCTGGCCCTCCAGGCTATGCTCACCCTGACCGGAGGCACCTTCCTGGTGGCCCTGGCCCTCCGCCTGGGGGCGGACAACCTGCAGATCGGCATCTTGGCCGCCATCCCACCGCTAACCCAATTGGCCCAGATCCCCTGGGTCTACCTGGTGCAAAAGACGCGGCGTCGCAAGGCCCTGACCATTTTGGGGGCCGCGGTGGCGCGGGCATGCCTGTTCGTCCTTGCCCTGGCCCCGGTGTTGCTGGCCCCCACCCTCGCCCTCTACGTCATCATGGCCATGCTGCTCATCAAAAACCTGGGCAGCTCCCTGAGCAACAGCGCCTGGAACTCCTGGATGCGCGATCTGGTGCCCAGCGACAACCTGGGCAGCTTTTATTCCAAGCGCCACGCCTACGCCACCCTGACCGCCATGGTTCTCAGCCTGGGAGCGGCGGTTTTCCTGGACTGGTGGAAGGGCGCGGAACCCGCACACCCGGAATACGGCTACAGCATCATCTTCCTGCTGGGGATCGGGGCCGGGGTGCTGGCCATCTATTTCATCGGCCGCATTCCCGAAGTGCCCATGCCCCGGCGCAAGATCGGCCTCATCGCCCTGCTGCTGGAGCCCTTTAAGGACGCCAACTTCAGGAACTTGATCTACTTTCTGGGCTCCTGGAACTTTGCGGTAAACCTGGCGGCCCCTTTTTTCACGGTCTACATGCTGAAGCGTTTGGGCTACAGCATGACCTACGTCATCGCCCTGGGGGCCCTCAGCCAACTGGTCAGCGTGTTCTTCTACCTGATCTGGGGCAAGCTTTCCGACCGCTACAGCAACAAATCCGTGCTGGCCATCAGCGGTCCGCTGTTCATCTTCTGCCTGCTGGGCTGGACCTTCGTGACCTTTCCCGGCGAACACGAGCACGCGCTGACCATGCCCCTGTTGATCCTGCTGCACGTGGCCATGGGTATCTCCGCCTCCGGGACCAACCTGAGCACCGGCAACATCGCCATCAAGCTGGCCCCCAGGGGCCGGGCCACGGGCTTCTTGGCCGCCACCACCCTGGTTAACTCCCTGGCCGCCAGCCTGGCCCCCCTGGTGGGCGGCCGCTTCGCGGACTTTTTCAAGGACCGCAAGCTTTCCCTCAGCTTCACCTGGGAGGCGCCGGGCTCCGAGCAGGTCTTTCACGTGCTCAAGTTCCAACACTGGGATTTCTTCTTCATGTTCGCCTTTTTGCTGGGCGGCTACTCCCTGTATCGCCTGGGACGGGTGCGAGAGCTCGGCGACGAAAAGGGCAAGATAACGCTCAGCGAGGCCATGGCCCAGGTCTCCCAGCAGCTACGCAACTTTTCCACCGCCGGGGGCCTGCGCGGCCTCACCGAGTTTCCCGTGGCCCTGGTGGGCCGGGTAAGCCTGCGGCGGCCCGGCCGCGCCCGGCCGGCCAAAGGGCCCAAGACCAAACCCGTCGGGCCTCCCTCCGGGGACTGA